The proteins below come from a single Limnobaculum xujianqingii genomic window:
- a CDS encoding replication protein yields MGNVAYDNVTPIRPDLQVVERRVADTDDGYTKLANELYEELIGANLTRNQAKVAHAICRKTYGYNKKMDRIADSQLAQLTKLPRQKVNTAKNQLIAMRVIIRDGNMIGPNKNLSEWDLPECHQFSDSDTKTVTKSVTKTVIGLSPKQGHTKDNIQKKERKDPPNPHSGVSDSQAKNPTKKKSEPIPYQAVMDAYNEAVGDRLPNADTLNDKRKRAIKKLFSELAHPTVSAAKSYFSAFIEDARPFYFGDNDRGWKANFDYLLRSDTLLKVREGSL; encoded by the coding sequence ATGGGTAACGTGGCTTATGACAATGTAACACCAATTAGACCTGATTTGCAGGTCGTGGAGCGTCGCGTGGCAGATACCGACGATGGATATACCAAATTGGCTAATGAACTCTATGAAGAGCTTATTGGGGCGAATTTAACCCGTAATCAGGCAAAGGTCGCACATGCCATTTGCCGTAAAACATATGGTTACAACAAGAAGATGGATCGCATTGCTGACAGCCAGCTTGCACAGCTAACAAAATTACCAAGACAGAAGGTTAATACTGCTAAAAATCAATTAATTGCCATGCGAGTGATTATTCGTGATGGGAACATGATAGGGCCTAATAAGAACCTGTCTGAGTGGGATTTACCAGAGTGTCACCAATTTAGTGACAGTGACACCAAAACGGTGACAAAAAGTGTCACCAAAACAGTGATAGGGTTGTCACCAAAACAGGGACACACAAAAGACAATATTCAAAAGAAAGAAAGAAAAGATCCCCCTAACCCCCATTCGGGCGTTAGCGATTCTCAGGCTAAAAATCCAACTAAGAAAAAATCAGAGCCGATCCCATACCAAGCCGTAATGGACGCTTACAACGAAGCTGTGGGCGACAGATTACCAAATGCTGACACGCTGAATGACAAGCGAAAAAGAGCTATCAAAAAACTTTTTAGCGAACTGGCTCACCCAACGGTAAGCGCTGCTAAATCCTATTTCTCCGCGTTTATCGAAGATGCCAGACCATTCTATTTTGGCGATAACGATCGGGGCTGGAAAGCTAATTTTGATTACCTTCTGCGGTCTGACACGTTACTGAAAGTCAGGGAGGGGTCACTGTGA
- a CDS encoding transcriptional regulator, whose translation MKNNEIDKAIRIAGSQKALGKKIGRAQSTVCDWLHNRKRVAPEVVPILVDITGGEVKGYEFRPDLPTLFPHPDKAA comes from the coding sequence ATGAAAAATAATGAAATTGATAAAGCGATACGCATCGCTGGTAGTCAAAAGGCATTAGGTAAAAAGATTGGCAGAGCTCAGTCAACCGTATGCGATTGGCTACACAACAGGAAACGTGTTGCTCCAGAAGTGGTACCTATCCTGGTGGATATAACTGGCGGAGAGGTAAAAGGCTATGAATTCCGCCCTGACTTACCAACTCTTTTCCCGCATCCGGACAAAGCCGCTTAA
- a CDS encoding metallophosphoesterase, which produces MSEVYKKVDGTHYRNIWVVGDLHGCYQNLMGKLDSVGFDRERDLLISVGDMIDRGTQNIECLDLINEPWFMAVRGNHEQMAIDALSGKGDVNLWIANGGLWFFHLDYEQEILARALIAMSESLPLVIDVDTDNGKYIIAHADYPHHEYQYGRPVDHQSVIWNRARVSNSIDGDSEEISGAKQFIFGHTPMNQPCKFKNQFYIDTGAVFTGRLTLVQIQGDKKRAA; this is translated from the coding sequence ATGAGTGAAGTTTATAAAAAAGTAGACGGTACCCATTACCGCAACATATGGGTAGTTGGCGATCTGCATGGATGCTATCAGAACCTGATGGGGAAGCTTGATAGCGTTGGTTTTGATAGAGAAAGAGACCTGTTAATTTCAGTTGGCGACATGATAGATCGTGGCACCCAAAACATTGAATGTTTAGACCTGATTAACGAGCCTTGGTTTATGGCAGTTCGTGGAAATCATGAGCAAATGGCGATTGATGCGCTGTCCGGAAAAGGTGACGTGAATCTCTGGATAGCCAATGGTGGGCTTTGGTTCTTTCATCTTGACTATGAGCAAGAGATTTTAGCCAGAGCGCTGATAGCAATGTCAGAAAGCCTTCCACTGGTGATAGATGTTGATACCGATAACGGTAAATACATTATCGCTCATGCCGATTATCCTCATCACGAATATCAATATGGGCGGCCTGTTGACCATCAATCCGTAATTTGGAACAGGGCGAGAGTTAGTAATTCTATTGATGGTGATAGCGAAGAGATATCAGGCGCAAAGCAATTCATCTTCGGACACACGCCCATGAACCAACCATGCAAATTTAAAAACCAATTCTATATCGATACCGGGGCTGTATTCACTGGACGGCTAACGCTGGTTCAAATTCAGGGCGACAAGAAGAGGGCGGCGTGA
- a CDS encoding DUF1367 family protein, protein MQIEMVKGAGGVFVPVDDMTAGKLTKFKNGEVYPVEVKLVRNPQFHRKVFAFFQFCFKHWSGEKADLEFMDESAQFNTFRKNLTVLAGYKDITYTIDGRMRVEAKSLAYGNMEQPEFEECYSALINAAIKHIFGNTKDQNVINQLYSYF, encoded by the coding sequence ATGCAAATCGAAATGGTTAAAGGCGCAGGCGGTGTTTTTGTCCCGGTAGACGATATGACAGCCGGAAAGCTCACCAAGTTTAAAAACGGTGAGGTATATCCGGTTGAAGTGAAGCTGGTCAGAAATCCCCAATTTCACCGCAAAGTTTTTGCCTTCTTCCAGTTCTGTTTTAAGCACTGGAGCGGAGAGAAGGCAGACCTTGAGTTCATGGATGAATCAGCACAGTTCAACACATTCAGAAAGAACCTGACAGTGCTGGCAGGCTACAAAGACATTACATACACAATCGACGGCAGGATGCGCGTAGAGGCTAAAAGCCTGGCATACGGGAACATGGAGCAGCCAGAGTTTGAAGAATGCTACAGCGCTCTGATTAACGCAGCAATTAAGCACATATTTGGCAATACCAAAGATCAGAACGTTATTAACCAGCTGTATAGCTATTTTTGA
- a CDS encoding replicative DNA helicase, protein MRTQDLESSVIGSLLVGGASPDAFHVISTLPEEAFSIAQYREAYREIKRQALTNSLIDPIMVSDSLGGSSHAVLSETVKHCWSAANIRGYADLVRKAWSRRKITEIVRSSHQAIESARNSDETDNAVSELLTSLTAISSEDGAINPVKMTDLLENYLGDLECRNRGESTVQTLQFNMPALDEKTGGLNKTDLMILAARPAMGKTEYALTMARGVADRGGVLMFSMEMTSGQLTERNIAGTGGLSVSKLKNPKMLNDEDWARIASGIGCMDKKDFWMVDTTDLSVEQIRAIAESHKRQNPTLSAIFIDYLGLIKKPKAERNDLAIAHISRNLKFMAMQLKTPVIVLSQLSRDVESRPNKRPVSSDLRDSGSIEQDADVIAMLYRDEYYNESSPAKGIAEVIVTKNRNGETGTIYQEFRQGHFYETSQEHAQIASREKPEDTRRYSKKGAF, encoded by the coding sequence GTGAGAACTCAGGATTTAGAAAGTTCAGTGATCGGGAGTCTGCTGGTAGGCGGCGCAAGCCCTGACGCATTTCACGTAATTTCAACGTTACCGGAAGAAGCGTTCAGTATCGCTCAGTATCGTGAAGCCTACAGAGAAATTAAACGCCAGGCTCTGACTAATTCGTTGATTGATCCGATCATGGTATCCGATTCTCTTGGTGGAAGCAGCCATGCAGTGTTATCAGAAACAGTGAAACACTGTTGGTCAGCGGCAAACATCAGAGGTTATGCAGACTTGGTGCGCAAGGCATGGAGTCGCAGAAAGATAACTGAGATTGTCAGATCGTCACATCAAGCTATTGAATCAGCCCGTAATAGCGATGAAACAGATAACGCGGTATCTGAGTTGTTAACCAGCTTAACGGCTATTTCATCCGAAGATGGCGCGATTAATCCGGTAAAAATGACAGATTTACTGGAAAATTATCTTGGCGATTTAGAGTGCCGGAATCGTGGAGAGTCCACCGTTCAGACACTTCAGTTCAATATGCCTGCTCTTGATGAAAAGACCGGAGGATTGAATAAAACTGACCTGATGATCCTTGCTGCTCGCCCTGCGATGGGGAAAACGGAATACGCGTTAACTATGGCCCGTGGAGTAGCAGATCGCGGCGGTGTTCTGATGTTCTCAATGGAAATGACATCAGGCCAACTGACAGAGCGCAATATAGCAGGAACTGGTGGATTATCAGTTTCGAAATTAAAAAATCCGAAAATGCTTAACGATGAAGACTGGGCGAGGATTGCCAGCGGGATCGGGTGCATGGATAAAAAAGATTTTTGGATGGTTGACACTACCGATCTGAGTGTTGAGCAAATCAGAGCCATTGCAGAATCCCATAAGCGCCAGAACCCAACGTTATCAGCGATTTTTATCGACTACCTGGGTTTAATCAAGAAGCCCAAAGCAGAGCGTAACGATCTGGCTATTGCGCATATTTCAAGAAACTTGAAGTTTATGGCGATGCAGTTAAAAACGCCTGTAATCGTCCTCAGCCAACTTTCCCGCGATGTTGAAAGCCGACCAAACAAACGCCCGGTTAGCTCAGATTTACGTGATTCTGGCTCTATTGAGCAGGACGCTGATGTTATAGCCATGCTCTACCGAGATGAGTATTACAACGAGAGCAGCCCGGCAAAGGGGATTGCAGAGGTTATCGTCACAAAGAACCGTAACGGTGAAACAGGGACTATCTATCAGGAATTCCGGCAAGGTCATTTCTATGAAACCAGTCAGGAACATGCACAAATAGCATCGAGAGAAAAGCCAGAAGATACCCGTAGATACAGCAAGAAAGGGGCGTTCTGA
- a CDS encoding XRE family transcriptional regulator yields the protein MTFSERLAAAIAKSGHTQKSLADAVGMAQSSVWKLLSGAKGSRKTVAIAKELGVDPDWLSSGLGEMCKNSSIKLRDGVPASKVVGSPIQAWDSSDPLGDDEVEIPFYKSIELAAGAGRSKNQDYNGFKLRFSRATLRRYGIAPSDTAAFTVHGDSMAPVIPNGSTVMVDRGRTNIVDGGIYFIEQDDLFRIKLLYRQSGGKLIIRSYNTSEFPDEITDIGSVKVIGRVFNSSVMFL from the coding sequence GTGACATTTTCAGAAAGACTAGCGGCTGCAATAGCTAAAAGCGGACATACACAAAAATCACTAGCTGATGCTGTTGGTATGGCTCAATCCAGCGTCTGGAAACTATTATCTGGTGCGAAGGGTTCACGTAAGACTGTTGCAATAGCTAAAGAACTTGGTGTTGATCCTGACTGGCTATCTAGCGGGTTAGGTGAGATGTGTAAAAATTCCAGCATAAAACTTCGGGATGGCGTTCCTGCGTCCAAGGTTGTCGGTAGTCCAATACAGGCATGGGATAGTTCAGACCCGCTTGGCGATGATGAAGTTGAGATACCTTTCTACAAAAGTATTGAGCTAGCTGCCGGAGCCGGTCGTAGTAAGAACCAAGACTATAATGGATTTAAATTGAGATTCTCCCGCGCAACCCTAAGGCGTTATGGCATTGCACCATCAGACACAGCAGCCTTTACAGTGCATGGTGATAGCATGGCTCCCGTCATCCCAAATGGCTCCACTGTTATGGTTGATCGAGGAAGAACTAATATCGTCGATGGTGGAATTTATTTCATTGAACAAGATGACTTATTCAGGATAAAGCTTCTTTACCGGCAGTCCGGTGGTAAGTTAATTATTCGCAGCTACAACACATCTGAATTTCCAGACGAGATTACTGATATTGGCTCAGTGAAAGTCATAGGGCGGGTATTTAACTCATCGGTAATGTTTCTTTAG
- a CDS encoding ImmA/IrrE family metallo-endopeptidase — MIQAFINNNILTWARCRASLSVDYIAEKFKKPVDTIIAWEKGNEPISFAQAQRYASITKIPFGYLYLDNPPEEKLPIPDRRTVGGRNNHISIELKDTISDVLVKQDWYREYATSNGLPDVELVGALPSNSKPKEIVVTIKQYIDLQIPPTKGKWKDFFSAMVKKIESQGVLVMRSGVVKSNNTRPISVDDFRGFCIADKIAPVIFINTNDAKAAQLFTLVHEFSHLILGQSAISDLSLNSREKEEMICNAAAAEYLTPENIFLEKWDPNNSIEENIDNLKDIFRVSSWVIARRAEYLKLISKHEYSQFVSKINEKAPSNGGSYNRNQKVRISERLAVAVATQALEGKMLLREAQSLTGIQPNKLYDFARKELGF; from the coding sequence ATGATTCAGGCATTTATTAACAATAATATATTGACGTGGGCGAGGTGCCGAGCATCTCTCTCTGTCGATTATATTGCTGAAAAATTCAAAAAGCCTGTTGATACAATCATTGCGTGGGAGAAAGGAAATGAGCCAATTTCTTTTGCTCAAGCCCAGCGATATGCCAGCATAACTAAAATACCATTTGGGTACTTATACCTCGACAACCCTCCAGAAGAAAAACTACCTATTCCTGACAGAAGGACAGTTGGCGGTAGAAATAATCATATAAGTATTGAGTTGAAAGATACTATCAGTGATGTGTTGGTTAAACAGGATTGGTACAGGGAATATGCGACTAGTAATGGACTTCCTGATGTAGAGCTTGTCGGTGCATTGCCATCCAACAGCAAACCTAAAGAGATAGTAGTTACTATAAAACAATACATAGACCTACAGATACCGCCAACAAAAGGGAAATGGAAAGATTTTTTCTCTGCTATGGTGAAAAAAATAGAGTCTCAGGGAGTGCTTGTGATGCGTAGTGGTGTTGTTAAGAGCAACAATACTAGACCAATAAGTGTTGATGACTTTAGGGGGTTTTGTATTGCAGATAAAATAGCCCCCGTGATATTCATTAATACAAATGATGCAAAAGCAGCACAGCTATTCACTTTGGTTCATGAGTTTTCTCATTTAATTCTTGGTCAATCTGCAATTTCTGATTTATCTCTAAACTCCAGAGAAAAAGAAGAAATGATTTGTAATGCCGCGGCGGCAGAATACTTAACGCCAGAAAATATCTTTTTAGAAAAATGGGATCCAAATAATTCCATTGAAGAAAATATAGATAACTTAAAAGACATATTTAGAGTCAGTAGCTGGGTAATAGCCCGCCGCGCAGAATATTTAAAGTTAATAAGCAAGCATGAATATAGTCAGTTCGTAAGTAAAATAAATGAAAAAGCACCCTCTAATGGCGGATCTTATAATAGAAACCAAAAAGTTAGGATTAGCGAACGTTTAGCTGTGGCCGTTGCGACTCAGGCCCTAGAAGGTAAAATGCTCCTAAGAGAGGCGCAAAGCCTAACCGGAATACAGCCAAATAAATTATATGATTTTGCTCGGAAGGAGTTGGGGTTTTGA
- a CDS encoding CII family transcriptional regulator, with product MNNAMARNSEMPKLNPVAMESLILNRLASVGQKPVADAMGVDEAMVSRWKTGQISNFCKFLAELGIQLAPPDAVLVRRDYLFSMETLAEIGMKAERMRPEPLGFS from the coding sequence ATGAATAATGCAATGGCACGCAATTCAGAGATGCCAAAACTCAACCCTGTTGCGATGGAGAGCCTTATTCTCAACCGCCTTGCATCGGTAGGTCAAAAGCCGGTTGCGGACGCTATGGGGGTTGATGAGGCCATGGTTAGCCGGTGGAAGACGGGACAGATAAGCAATTTCTGCAAGTTCCTGGCTGAGCTTGGGATTCAACTTGCACCGCCTGATGCCGTTCTGGTTCGACGGGATTACCTGTTTTCGATGGAAACATTAGCGGAAATCGGCATGAAGGCAGAACGCATGCGTCCTGAACCACTGGGTTTTAGTTGA